The genomic window AAGCGATAGAATATATACAAACAATCATCAGAAATGATACCTTGCCTCCAAGTATCATGGGAGTGAGAGATACTACTTTGTATGCGAGCGACACATCATGCAACAATTATGTATTCATGAAGGCATTTTCTGGAGATTGCGACTCAAACTTAGTCGTGATCACAAACAATTCTCCTTACGGTGCCAATATGTTTGAAGATGCCTCAGGATTTTATCCATTTGGTACAACCACAGTGACCTTTACTGCAACTGATGCATGTTGCAATCAAGCCACAAAAACAATCTTGATTACCGTACTGGATACAATAAAACCTGAATTCACTTGCAGGAAGGTAGTCCGAAAAATTACTGACACAGAATGTGCTACTTTTAATGCAAGAGATTTTGTGAGAAACGCAACAGACAATTGTTCAGATTCCGCAACGATTATGGTGTCGTTTGATATCAATGATTTCATGGATCAACATTTATGATTTGTTGTGATTCGATCATGTTTGGAGAGTATACCGGCGAGAGAACAGTGTACTTCAAAGATGAGGCAGGCAACATCGATTCATGTGTTACATTATTCCAGGCTGTGGATGAAGATTCAATCTGTAACAATACATTCAACTTCGCACATGTCAGAGGTTTGATAGAATCTCGCAGAAAATTGTCCATGAGCGAAATACCGGTGCAGTTGATCAGCAATAATACTTTGTCTGCAGAAACGAATGGAAATGGACGCTATTCATTTATGAATATGCCTTTGGGCGGTTCTTATCAGGTGAAACCTCTGTATGATTTCAATCATCTCGATGGAGTCACCACATTTGATATCGTGCAAATCCAAAAGCACATATTAGGAATAAAAGAATTTGATGATCCTCTGAAATATGTAGCAGCTGATGTAAACAATAACAAAAGAGTGACTGGGTCAGATATTTCGGAAATCAGGAAACTGATACTAGGAATTCAATCTTCGTTTACGAATAATACTTCTTGGAGGTTTATTACAAAATCTTATTCGTTCCAGGATCCGTACAATCCATTGGCAGAAAATTTCGAAGAAGCATTTGAAATTCAGAAGCTGAATCGTAATTATTATGCGGATTTTGTGGGCATCAAAATTGGAGATATTGATGATTCAAATCACCAGTTTGGTCTGGCTTCTACTACAACCAGAAGCAAGAATATAGAATCTATTTCTATGATGGATGCAGAGTTGCAGAAGGCAGAGTCATATGTTATTGAAGTTCCATTTGCTTCAATCAGAAACTGGGATGGAGTCCAAATAGCATTGCAGTTTGACAGGGCGGTTTGTAATATAGAAGAGTTGGTATTTGACAATTCAAATTTGATTAAACCTGAAAACGTTAATTTGCTGGATAATGGAGTTGTCGTATTGTCTTGGGCAGATGTTTCCCATCGCTGGACCAAAGAAGATAATGCCTCGTTGAAAGTAAAGATCAAGTTGCAGTCTAATGCAAAATTATCTAATATATTAAGTATATTGAATAATGGATTTTTGTCAGAATGTTATACGGTTTCCGGTGAGAGTAAATCACTACAGTTGGAGTTCAATTCAGATGCATTTAGCGACGACTTGAGATTGTATCAAAACATTCCGAATCCATTCCAACATGCTACAGTAGTACCATTCTTTATCAACTATAATGCGCATATAACGTGTACTGTTACGGATATGAATGGAAAGACAGTCTACGTTGAATCTGGAAATTATGATAAGGGTTATCATGAGATCAATATTCAGAAAAAGCAATTGCCTTCAAGTGGTATTTACTATTACCATCTCCAAACTGATAAAAATAGAGTATTCAGGAGAATGATCTTAATCGATTAAGATTTCTCAGGATTAGAAAAAGTAAAGTGTGTAGTAATCGGTTTCGTTTTGCGCCTTGGTTTGTTAAACCAAGGCGCTTTTTTTTAACAACTGGTGTGGCACCACCTTTGCTGTGAAACCAAGAAATTTTCCTGACCTTAGGGAAGTCTGACTAAGAGTTAAACGCCGAAAATACTAAATAAGTAATAGTAAATCAATATTATATGTATATGTAAGTATTATATATATAATTATCTCTGCTATTAAAGCTCTTATTTATTTTGACAGTGAAACGGAAGAATCTGTTAATTTTACGGCAAAATACATACTTCGCTTACAAAGATGGTAAATCGATATTTTGATCTCATAGACCAAACCTACTACTTTCCGCAAGAAGGTTTTGATTTGGAAAAAGATGAATTGGTATTTAATGGCATACCATTAATGTCATTGATAGAAAAATACGGGACACCATTTAAGATGACATATCTTCCCAGAATTGGTGAACAAATTAAGCGGGCCAGAAATCTTTTCAATAAGTCAATAAAAGCTTCTTCTTACAAAGGAAAATATCATTATTGCTATTGTACAAAATGTTGTCATTTTTCATATGTATTGGAAGAAGTATTGCAACACGATGTGCAGATCGAAACATCTTCTGCTTTTGACATAGATCTGGTACTTAATTTGTACAAAAATGGAAAGCTGAGCAAGGATCATATTATTGTAAATAATGGTTTCAAAACTGAAAATTATCTGGACAATATTGCCCAATTGATCAATTCAGGTTTCAAAAATGTGATCCCTGTATTAGATAATAAGTTTGAAATAGATGCTTTAGAAACAAGGATACAGAAAAAATGTAAAGTTGGTGTAAGAGTTGCAACGGAAGAAGAACCAAGCTTCGAATTTTATACATCTCGACTGGGAATAAGATCTTCGGAGATAGTGCAGTTTTGTAAAGAGAAGTTGAAGAAGAACAAAAAGTTTGAGCTGTATATGCTTCATTTTTTTGTGGATACTGGGATCAAAGATACCGTTTATTATTGGGGAGAACTAAAGCGTGGGATCAAAACTTATATTGAACTCAAAAAACAGTTTCCTTCGCTCAAAGCAATTAATATAGGAGGTGGATTGCCGATCAGAAATTCCTTAGGTTTTGAATTCGATTATAAGTATATGATTCAATCCATCGTTTCTATGTTGAAAGAGGCATGCGAGGAAGACGGTGTAGATGAACCCGATATCTTTACAGAATTTGGAAAATATACTGTGGGTGAAAGTGGTGCTACGATCTTTTCTGTATTGGAACAAAAACAACAGAATGATTCGGAGATATGGTACATGGTTGACAATTCATTGATGAATACACTGCCTGACAGTTGGGGAATTGCCGAACGATTTATCTTACTGCCAATCAATAAATGGTATAATGAATACCGTCGAATCAATATAGGAGGAATCAGTTGTGATAATTCGGATTATTACAATCGGGAGGCCCAAAATCAACAGCTCTTTTTACCTCAGTATGACAGGCAAGATAAAGAACCTTTGTATCTTGGATTTTTTCACACCGGAGCATATCAAGATGCGTTATCAGGATATGGTGGAATCAAGCATTGTCTGATTCCATCACCAAAGCACATTATTGTGGACCGCGACGAGAACGGAAATATCGTGGATTGGGTGTATAGTGAGCAGCAAACTGCAAGAGACATGCTGCATATTCTGGGATATAAATGATTCGAATTCTGATTGAATTATATACTTTAAAAAATTGTTAGACAGTTTTACTTTGGTTCTAATTGAGTAAAACTTGCGGTAATGTAATTTAATTTAAGAATCCAATTTGAAATGATTTAAATATTATAGTATGAAGTGTACTTCGGAAAATTATGCAGGCATCGAAGATCAGTATGCTCGATTTGATAAGGCTGGAGTGGTTTTGACATCCATTCCTTATGATGGTACAAGCACATGGGGCAAAGGTGCAGATAAAGGATTTGGAGCGTTTCGTTTTGCTTCAGAAAATATGGAACTCTACGATATTGAGACCAATAGCGAGCCATATAAAGTTGGAGTATACATGAATAAGCCTCTCAAGGTCAAAAAATTAAGTCCTGAGGAGATGGTAGAAAAAACGTATAAGCATACCTCAGAATTGTTGAAAAGTAAAAAGTTTTTAACATTTTTTGGAGGTGAGCATTCAATTTCAATTGGAGTGTTGAGGGCATATGCTGAAAAGCACAAAAGCATGACTGTATTGCAGTTGGATGCTCATACTGATCTAAGACAAGAGTATAATGGTACTAAATATAATCATGCGTGTGCTGTAGCAGAAGCTCAAAAAAGCTGTAATCTACTTCAAGTTGGGATAAGAAGTATGGATATTTCTGAGAAGAAGTATTTACAAAAAGGAAAAGTATTTTTTGCTCATGAAATCATGTCTAACGATACCTGGATGAATGAGTGTATCAGGAAAATGACCAAAGATGTTTTCATTACTTTGGATTTAGATGTTTTTGATTCATCATTGATGCCTAGTACAGGTACTCCTGAACCGGGCGGAATGCAGTGGTATCAAGTCCTGAAATTTTTAAAACTGGTTTTCACCAAGCGGAATGTCATTGGATTCGATATTGTAGAATTGGCTCCAAATAAACATAACCCTGCTCCAGACTTTTTAGTAGCAAAACTCTACTATAAAATGCTTGCTTACAAATTTTATGCAAAAAAATAAATCTTCATCAAATTAATTTTTATCAATGAATAAGGGTCCTATATCACAGTTTATTACACATCATTATCGACATTTTAATGCAGCAGCATTGGTGGATGCAGCGAAGGGTTACGAACAACATATCATAGAAGGTGGAAAAATGATGGTGACTTTAGCAGGTGCAATGAGTACCGCAGAACTTGGTGTTTCACTTGCAGAGATGATTCGAGCAGGAAAAGTGGATATTATATCTTGTACCGGCGCTAACCTCGAAGAAGATTTGATGAATCTTGTAGCACACAGTCATTACAAAAGGATACCTAATTATCGCGACCTAACTCCCCAGGAAGAATGGAATCTGCTGGAAAAAGGTCTCAATCGCGTGACGGATACATGTATTCCTGAAGAAGAAGCTTTTCGCCGATTGCAAACACACATTTATGATATTTGGAAAAAAGCCGAACAAACAGGAGAGAGATACCTCCCACATGAATACATGTTTCAAATGATCAATAGCGGTGTATTAAAGCAATATTATGAAATTGATCCTAAAAATTCTTGGATGATTGCTGCAGCAGAAAGGAACCTGCCGATCGTAGTAGGTGGCTGGGAAGATTCTACCATGGCCAATATTTTTGCATCTTACGTGATCAAAGGTGAGTTGAAAGCTTCTACGATGAAAAGCGGAATTGAATATATGGTTTTTTTGGCGGATTGGTATAAGAAGAATTCTGGTGGAAAAGGAGTGGGTTTTTTTCAGATAGGAGGAGGTATCGCAGGAGATTTTCCTATTTGTGTTGTACCTATGATGTACCAGGATTTGGAATGGCATGATGTTCCTTTTTGGAGTTATTTTTGTCAAATTAGTGACAGTACAACTTCATATGGTTCTTATTCTGGAGCAGTGCCTAATGAAAAGATTACCTGGGGTAAATTGGATATTCATACACCAAAATACATCGTTGAATCAGATGCTACTATAGTAGCACCATTGATTTTTGCATATGTATTAGGTTGGTAAATTATAGACTATTCTTTTACGATTAGTTTGGAATATTCTTTTCCATTTATTTTAATTTTCAAAACGTATTTGCCTGGAATTAGTGGAGATACATTCATTGTCATCTCATTTAGTTTCAAAGGATATATCGTGATGGATTGTCCTTGGAAATTGTAAACCTGGACAGATTCTATTTTGCAATTGAGATGATGACATTCAATGCGAATGATATCTTTAGCTGGTTGAGGACTGATTACAATCATTTGTTCATTGAATGGGTCCTGGATGGATAATGGATCAAAGAATAAAGGCTTGGAATTTGCACTATTACATCCATTTGTGTCAACCATGAATACACTATAATTTCCCTTTGTTTTACCTACAATGCATGGAGTAGTTGTAGTGTCCAATGGTTTTGTGTCTAGAAACCAATAGTATAAATTACCGACTGCATTTGTACAAATTGTGTCACGTTCAGCACTGAGTATCGGTGTTATAGGTTGAGGATATGTACTTACAAAGATGGAATCCGAAACCAAAGAATAGCAACCTAATGTGTCCAGCCATTGCACTGAATAATATGCAGCATCTTTGACATTATATGTGGAGTCAGATGTTGCAAAATTTAAAGTATTATTTTTATACCAGAAATACAATATCGTTGTATTTGAATTGCAGGACTCTAAATTCAAAGAATCTCCTGAACAAAGCATTTTTGAAATACTATCTTTCAAACATGCTTTTTGCTTAGGTAGAACACCAACAGTTAATGTGTCTCTCCATATGCAATAATTATATTTTAATTCAAATCCGTAATCGCCAGGTGACAACATGTAAATAGTGGGAGTTTTTTGACCATTTTGCCAGAGAATTGTGCTGTTAGTCGGTACATATAATTCGATTTTTCCATCAAGTGATTCTTCACAGGTAGCGTCTTTAGTTTGATAACGAGTTACATAATTGCAAGAATCTAATAATTGATAAATCTTGCCGGCTACAATGGATGCCATAAACAACTCACCATGCTTATCTTCACCAAAGGTCGAAAGCTCCTTGTCTTTGAAATCGTATAGGAGTTCATTTGAAAAACTGCCATTTTCTAACGAATCCAGGCCCCAGATTCTGCCAGAATCATAGTCACCATAAATATACTTTCCTGTTAAATAGGGACATAGTTTTCCTCGATAAACAAATCCTCCGGTAATGGATAATCCAGTAGTGGATGAATGCACATATTCAAAGATTGGTGGTGTATAAACTGTACTACTGTTGCATCCTGTCTGAATAAATGCATGATTTCCTTCATAACATCGCCAGCCATAATTTTTACCTCCTGTACTATTTGCTTTCTCGAGATTAATTTCTTCCCACATTCCCTGACCAACATCTCCGATCCATAAATCATGATTCAATCTATCAAAACTAAATCTCCATGGATTTCTCAATCCATAAGCCCAGATTTCAGGAAGATAATTGGTATCATTAATGAACGGGTTGTCTTGTGGCACTTTGTAGCTACTGGTATCACTCACATCTATTCTCAATATTTTTCCGAGCCTGGTTTTTGTGCTTTGACCATTATTCATTGGGTCATTTGCGCTTCCACCATCACCCATGCCAATGTATAGAAATCCGTCAGGCCCAAATCTCAGACAACCTCCATTGTGATTTGTAAAAGGCTGGGGAATAGACATGATAATTTTTTCGGAAGAAGGAATTGCTTTATTTTTATCCGAGGAACTTACAGAAAATCTTGAAATGGTAGTCTTCCCTTCATTTGATGATTTGTCGGTATAATTGACATAAAAATACCCATTTTGAAGAAAGTTCGGATCAAAAGCCAATCCTAATAATCCTTGCTCACCATTCTTTGAATTGACCCTGTCTACAATATTTAGAAATAGTGAATCTTCTAATTTGTTATTTTCAATAATTTTTATTCTTCCTGCTTTTTCTACAATAAATAGTCTCTCATCACCGCAGTTTGCTATTTCAACAGGTAAAGAAAGACCGCTTACTAGCTCCTTCAAAATTATTTTATTTTGCGCATGGGATATTTGTGCAAAAAGCACTGCTATCAAAAGAAAAATATTTTGGAAAATATTATTGAACATAACGAATTATTTTTTGGTGAGCTGATTTTTTAGAATTTATATTTTCTAGTTTAATGATAAACATTCCATATTCTGGAAGGCTCCCCAATGGAATTTGATTGTTGGCCGAATTAAGTTCTATGATTTGTCGCTCTAATTTCTTCCCTGTAAAATCCCAAATGCTGATTTCATAAGTTCCTGGTTCTGCAGATGTTAGCATCGTCACTGTTTGAAACTGACTGGAAGGATTTGGAATGATTTTAAAAGATGGCCTGTCCAACCATTCATGATTGTCTGTTTGCAATGATACTACAAATTCTAAAACTATCACACAAGCTTTTCCATCCGTAATGGTCAAAGTATATTTTCCTGCTATCAACTGCGAGATGAATGGTGTGGTTTGTCCGGTATTCCATTTGTATTTGAGTGGAGAAACTCCACCTGTCGCCAGAACACTGATGCTGCCATTTCCACTTCCCAGGTCAGGAGAAATGATTGTATCGATGATGTTTATTTTGCGAAAAGCGCTTAGTTCGAGTAAGACAATACTATCACAATTATTGTAATTATTTTTATTTAGAAAAACTTCGTATGACCCAGGCACTTTATAAGTTTTACCTAGATAAAAATATTCACTATCAAAACATGCCGTATCATGGACAATGGCATAGCCGGGTTGTTTGGTTTCTACATAAATACAATCTGTACCTTTACAACCATTGGTAGCGGTAACCGTCACACAATAAAGTCCGCCGCTATCAATGAGTAATGAAGAACTTGTGTCAAAAGTATTCCATATATATTGAGGAAAAGTTTGTGAAATAGTGATGCGTGCTTCTTTTCTGGTACATAGGCTGTCTGGTCCTCTGAGTACTGGAAAAGGAGCAGTGCTGGAATCTATATGAGCACATGCATATGCAACGCATCTGTTTTCATCAACCACTGTGACACAATAATCACCGGGCTGAGCAATAGTAGCATATCTGGTTTTCTCGCCATTGGACCATGAATATTCACTGAAATTTTCGCCGGCATCCAAGGAAGTAGTTTGGCCGGAACAAACGAATTTATATCCTGTAATTTGAGTTTCAATGGAATCTCTGAAAACAATTTGAAGATCGTCCTGAGAGCTACAGAATAAGTTGAAGACTTCTCTTTGTAAAGTATAAGTGCCATACACTTTTGCGAATACTTTTGTAAGGTTCATCAATGCCGAATCAATTATAAGATTATTTCCTCCAGTGAGTATTTTCCAAATTCCTGACGTATAATTTCCAAAAGCGTTGATTTCACCTTCATAACCGCAGAAAATCAAATTTGGTCCAGTTGAAACAATTGGCTTCTGCCTAAATACCACATGAGAGTAATTTGAAATTGATACACATGGGTGTAATAAATTGATCTGTCCTAGATGATTCGGTCGACTAACAACATGTGCGATATAATAAATAGAATCAAATCTATACGCAATAGGATCGTATGCGAAAATTCCCGAAGTAGAATATTTTACCACACTGCCAGGAATATCTGATGTGTCAGAAAAAAGAATATAAGCACTGACATCCCCTGAATCTCTCATCACCTGGGTAGCAGCTCCTGTAGAAAAATTCGATCCTTCACAAATTTGTAAGGTGTCATTGGGAATTATTCCGGCAAATGATCCGCATCCGCAAGATTCAAAGCCCTCTATCGTCAATTGGCAATTTCTTCTGTCAGCTATGACAAAGCGATATCCATTGTTGCAGAGAATAAATTGAGAGTAAAACTCGCCTGTCAATGAGTCAATGTTTCCATTACCTGATATAATTCTGTAAGGTGGATTTCCTCCTTGTATCTCACAAGCAACCATAAATACAGAATCCTTTCCCTCTTTGCTGATATTGAGCTGCTTTGCTTCCATTTTGGAGAATACCTGGAAGAGTATCGACGAAAATAAAGTCGTGTCACAATTGTTTAAAGCTCTTACTTTCAATTGATATATACCTGATGCAAAATTTTTGATTACTATCTGTGAATCTAGCGTTAGAGCGTGGAATGTATCATTGACAAACCACTGATATTTTTCAGCGCCTGGAATGGTTTTAATGGAGAATAAATGAGAAGCACTATCCGGGCAAAATGCCTGATCACCTTGAATTGCAGAAGGTTGTGTTAGTCTGAATACACTATTACCCTCGATTACTTTGATTAAATATTCACAAACACTTCCGGCGCAGCCGTCCAAAGTTATAAAATACCTTTCACCTATTTGAAATCCGTTTCCACCCAAAATAAAAGGATCATTGCTACAATCACTCATGCAGTAGAGTACTTCTCTGTTAGAGTCACATCCTGTAGAAATAGAAGCCTGGAGTCCACTAAATGTATTACCCTCAGTAACAACTGAACTGCAATTGATAGGAAAAATTTCAAATAACATGCTGTCTGCTGTAGCTACAAATGAAATCCACCTGGGATTGTCTAAAAGTAAACTTGAGTCACAAAGGTATCCATGTATGATCGTAGTATCTTTGAGTCCCAAATTACCGCAATAATTGTGTAGTTCGGTTGTGCCGCAAAGACTGGCAGCGGTATGACAGGTGGTACCTGCTATAGGTTTATTACATTTTTCAGGATCAGTAATGATCACCCTGGATTTTGAGATTGGTATTTCAAAACCGGGAATAATTGCATTACTGATTACTCCTGAATAAATACCTTCGTCAGCTTCAGTTACTTGAATTAGTTGGTATTCATTATGATTAGAAATAAAAACGAGAGAAGTGTCTTTGAACCATTTGTAATTATTATCAGGAATACTTGGATCAGTGTAGAGTTTAATATTGTAATTGCTGCCTTGTGGGATATATATCATTTTTTCAATGTAGATGGAATCCTGAGGATCGTACAAGTATAAATACTGCGATGGAAAATTTCTCAAAGGAATCAGGTCCTCAAATGTAAATTTATTATATCTGATATCCAACCCGAATGGAAAAGTGCTTCCCCATGTATTGATTGTACTAAGATCAGGTATTTCTGTAAATTGATTGTGATCTGCTTTTAAACTGATTAATTTACTATTTCTGAGATCAGGGATGCTGCCGCTAAAACCATTGTCGTTTGCCCAAAAATGTCTCAGATTCACTAAAGAAGACATGCTGGAAGGAAGTTCTCCTTTGAAGCGGTTGTTTTGGATATATATTTCTGATAATAAGATCAGTTGGCCGATAGAAGAGGGGAGAGTCCCTTCGAATAAATTATTTGATAAATCTATATATGAAAGTTTTGATAGTCTTGAAATATTACTGTGGATAGTACCATAAAACGAATTTCTGGATAATGCCATTGAGTTTAAATTGGTTAAATTGTAAAAAACTAATGGAATTTCCCCAGTCAATAAATTATGTCTTAGTGATATAGTTCTTAACTTGGATAGATTGCCAATGGTAGATGGTAAGATTCCTGCAAATAAATTGTCGTCCAAGATAAGGTCCTCTAGATTGCTTAAGCTGCCTATAGATGTGGGAATAGTTCCTGAAAGTTTATTATCATTGAAATTGAGATATCGAACATTTGTAAGATTCGATATCTCGTTTGGTAACGGTCCATTTAGGTTATTGCTATTGAGCACA from Saprospiraceae bacterium includes these protein-coding regions:
- a CDS encoding T9SS type A sorting domain-containing protein; its protein translation is MFGEYTGERTVYFKDEAGNIDSCVTLFQAVDEDSICNNTFNFAHVRGLIESRRKLSMSEIPVQLISNNTLSAETNGNGRYSFMNMPLGGSYQVKPLYDFNHLDGVTTFDIVQIQKHILGIKEFDDPLKYVAADVNNNKRVTGSDISEIRKLILGIQSSFTNNTSWRFITKSYSFQDPYNPLAENFEEAFEIQKLNRNYYADFVGIKIGDIDDSNHQFGLASTTTRSKNIESISMMDAELQKAESYVIEVPFASIRNWDGVQIALQFDRAVCNIEELVFDNSNLIKPENVNLLDNGVVVLSWADVSHRWTKEDNASLKVKIKLQSNAKLSNILSILNNGFLSECYTVSGESKSLQLEFNSDAFSDDLRLYQNIPNPFQHATVVPFFINYNAHITCTVTDMNGKTVYVESGNYDKGYHEINIQKKQLPSSGIYYYHLQTDKNRVFRRMILID
- a CDS encoding arginine decarboxylase — protein: MVNRYFDLIDQTYYFPQEGFDLEKDELVFNGIPLMSLIEKYGTPFKMTYLPRIGEQIKRARNLFNKSIKASSYKGKYHYCYCTKCCHFSYVLEEVLQHDVQIETSSAFDIDLVLNLYKNGKLSKDHIIVNNGFKTENYLDNIAQLINSGFKNVIPVLDNKFEIDALETRIQKKCKVGVRVATEEEPSFEFYTSRLGIRSSEIVQFCKEKLKKNKKFELYMLHFFVDTGIKDTVYYWGELKRGIKTYIELKKQFPSLKAINIGGGLPIRNSLGFEFDYKYMIQSIVSMLKEACEEDGVDEPDIFTEFGKYTVGESGATIFSVLEQKQQNDSEIWYMVDNSLMNTLPDSWGIAERFILLPINKWYNEYRRINIGGISCDNSDYYNREAQNQQLFLPQYDRQDKEPLYLGFFHTGAYQDALSGYGGIKHCLIPSPKHIIVDRDENGNIVDWVYSEQQTARDMLHILGYK
- the speB gene encoding agmatinase is translated as MKCTSENYAGIEDQYARFDKAGVVLTSIPYDGTSTWGKGADKGFGAFRFASENMELYDIETNSEPYKVGVYMNKPLKVKKLSPEEMVEKTYKHTSELLKSKKFLTFFGGEHSISIGVLRAYAEKHKSMTVLQLDAHTDLRQEYNGTKYNHACAVAEAQKSCNLLQVGIRSMDISEKKYLQKGKVFFAHEIMSNDTWMNECIRKMTKDVFITLDLDVFDSSLMPSTGTPEPGGMQWYQVLKFLKLVFTKRNVIGFDIVELAPNKHNPAPDFLVAKLYYKMLAYKFYAKK
- a CDS encoding deoxyhypusine synthase family protein, translated to MNKGPISQFITHHYRHFNAAALVDAAKGYEQHIIEGGKMMVTLAGAMSTAELGVSLAEMIRAGKVDIISCTGANLEEDLMNLVAHSHYKRIPNYRDLTPQEEWNLLEKGLNRVTDTCIPEEEAFRRLQTHIYDIWKKAEQTGERYLPHEYMFQMINSGVLKQYYEIDPKNSWMIAAAERNLPIVVGGWEDSTMANIFASYVIKGELKASTMKSGIEYMVFLADWYKKNSGGKGVGFFQIGGGIAGDFPICVVPMMYQDLEWHDVPFWSYFCQISDSTTSYGSYSGAVPNEKITWGKLDIHTPKYIVESDATIVAPLIFAYVLGW
- a CDS encoding PQQ-dependent sugar dehydrogenase, coding for MFNNIFQNIFLLIAVLFAQISHAQNKIILKELVSGLSLPVEIANCGDERLFIVEKAGRIKIIENNKLEDSLFLNIVDRVNSKNGEQGLLGLAFDPNFLQNGYFYVNYTDKSSNEGKTTISRFSVSSSDKNKAIPSSEKIIMSIPQPFTNHNGGCLRFGPDGFLYIGMGDGGSANDPMNNGQSTKTRLGKILRIDVSDTSSYKVPQDNPFINDTNYLPEIWAYGLRNPWRFSFDRLNHDLWIGDVGQGMWEEINLEKANSTGGKNYGWRCYEGNHAFIQTGCNSSTVYTPPIFEYVHSSTTGLSITGGFVYRGKLCPYLTGKYIYGDYDSGRIWGLDSLENGSFSNELLYDFKDKELSTFGEDKHGELFMASIVAGKIYQLLDSCNYVTRYQTKDATCEESLDGKIELYVPTNSTILWQNGQKTPTIYMLSPGDYGFELKYNYCIWRDTLTVGVLPKQKACLKDSISKMLCSGDSLNLESCNSNTTILYFWYKNNTLNFATSDSTYNVKDAAYYSVQWLDTLGCYSLVSDSIFVSTYPQPITPILSAERDTICTNAVGNLYYWFLDTKPLDTTTTPCIVGKTKGNYSVFMVDTNGCNSANSKPLFFDPLSIQDPFNEQMIVISPQPAKDIIRIECHHLNCKIESVQVYNFQGQSITIYPLKLNEMTMNVSPLIPGKYVLKIKINGKEYSKLIVKE